A portion of the Thermotoga sp. SG1 genome contains these proteins:
- a CDS encoding cellulase family glycosylhydrolase yields the protein MRKLLFSFLIPVLSIILFANDEFVRVENGRFILNGEEFRFVGSNNYYMHYKSNRMIDSVLESAKAMGVKVLRIWGFLDGESYCRDKNTYMHPEPGVFGLPEGTNAQDGFERLDYTIAKAKELGIKLIIVLVNNWDDFGGMNQYVRWFGGTHHDDFYRNEKIKEEYKKYVSFLINRVNTYTGVPYREEPTIMAWELANEPRCETDKSGNTLVEWVKEMSAYIKSLDPNHLVAVGDEGFFNNYEGFRPYGEEAEWAYNGWSGVDWKRLLEIETVDFGTFHLYPSHWGVSPENYAQWGAKWIEDHIKIAKEIGKPVVLEEYGIPKSAPVNRVAIYKLWNDLVYDLGGSGAMFWMLAGIGEGWDRDEEGYYPDYDGFRIVNDESEEAKLIREYAKLFSTGEDKREDTCMFITPKDGQEIKKTVKVRVGVFDYSNTFEGISVGVENLLFEDEIKHLGYGVYGFEFDTTQIPDGEHGMFLEAHFRKETVKDTIKVKVMNRARYVLVEEVDFSSPGEVKNWWNSGTWQAEFKTPDIEWNGEVGNGAFQMNVILPGKSDWEEVRVVRKFDQLSECEILEYDIYIPDKELTGRLRPYAVLNPGWVKIGLDMNNASVDSGELVSFDGKKYRKFHVRIEFDKTPGVNELHIGVVGDHLEYDGPIFIDNVRLYKKSS from the coding sequence ATGAGAAAACTTTTGTTCTCATTTTTGATTCCAGTACTATCCATCATCCTTTTTGCAAACGATGAGTTCGTGAGAGTGGAAAACGGCAGATTCATCCTGAACGGGGAAGAGTTCAGATTCGTCGGAAGCAACAACTACTACATGCACTACAAGAGCAATCGAATGATAGACAGCGTCCTTGAAAGTGCAAAAGCCATGGGGGTGAAAGTTCTCAGGATCTGGGGATTCCTCGATGGTGAGAGTTACTGCCGTGACAAGAACACCTACATGCACCCAGAACCGGGAGTATTTGGATTGCCAGAGGGTACGAACGCTCAGGACGGTTTTGAAAGGCTCGACTACACGATAGCGAAGGCAAAGGAACTGGGTATAAAACTCATCATCGTTCTTGTGAACAACTGGGACGATTTCGGTGGAATGAATCAATACGTGAGATGGTTTGGAGGCACCCATCACGATGACTTCTACAGAAACGAGAAGATCAAAGAAGAATACAAAAAATACGTGTCCTTCCTCATAAACCGGGTGAACACCTACACGGGAGTTCCTTACAGGGAAGAGCCCACCATCATGGCGTGGGAACTGGCGAACGAACCCAGGTGTGAAACGGACAAATCTGGTAACACACTCGTCGAATGGGTAAAGGAGATGAGTGCTTACATAAAGAGTCTGGATCCAAACCACCTGGTTGCCGTGGGAGACGAGGGATTCTTCAACAACTACGAAGGTTTCAGACCTTACGGTGAAGAAGCCGAGTGGGCCTACAACGGATGGTCCGGCGTTGACTGGAAGAGACTTTTGGAGATAGAGACGGTGGATTTTGGAACGTTCCATCTCTACCCCTCCCACTGGGGTGTGAGCCCTGAGAACTACGCACAGTGGGGAGCAAAGTGGATAGAAGATCACATAAAGATCGCAAAAGAGATTGGAAAACCCGTCGTTCTGGAAGAGTACGGTATTCCCAAAAGCGCTCCGGTCAACAGAGTTGCCATTTACAAACTGTGGAACGACCTGGTTTACGATCTTGGGGGAAGTGGAGCCATGTTCTGGATGCTAGCAGGTATCGGTGAAGGATGGGACAGAGACGAAGAGGGCTACTACCCCGATTACGACGGTTTCAGAATAGTGAACGATGAAAGTGAAGAAGCGAAGTTGATCAGGGAGTACGCAAAACTGTTCAGTACAGGTGAAGATAAAAGGGAAGATACCTGCATGTTCATCACACCAAAGGATGGTCAGGAGATCAAAAAGACTGTGAAGGTGAGGGTGGGTGTCTTCGACTACAGCAACACGTTCGAAGGAATTTCCGTTGGGGTTGAAAATCTGCTCTTTGAAGATGAGATAAAACATCTCGGATACGGAGTTTATGGATTCGAGTTCGATACGACACAGATTCCAGACGGAGAGCACGGGATGTTCCTTGAGGCCCATTTCAGGAAAGAAACGGTGAAAGACACGATTAAAGTGAAGGTCATGAACAGAGCACGGTACGTTCTCGTAGAAGAAGTAGATTTTTCCAGTCCTGGGGAAGTCAAGAACTGGTGGAACAGCGGAACATGGCAGGCAGAGTTCAAAACACCAGATATCGAGTGGAACGGTGAAGTGGGAAACGGTGCTTTCCAGATGAATGTAATACTTCCTGGAAAGAGTGACTGGGAAGAGGTGAGGGTGGTTAGAAAATTCGATCAACTTTCTGAGTGTGAGATCCTCGAGTACGATATCTACATACCGGATAAAGAACTCACAGGGAGATTGAGACCGTACGCGGTGCTGAATCCCGGCTGGGTGAAGATAGGACTCGACATGAACAACGCTTCAGTTGACAGCGGGG
- a CDS encoding MurR/RpiR family transcriptional regulator, with protein MKVKDRILNIYTQFSPAERRVADYILEKPDDVIHYSITEFAKIVGVSETTIHRVIKKLDFDGYQAFKITLARELSGIEEAIERHDFIDEEIEILKRLKNTLNMKDVEQAVEWILSARRVLFFGVGLSGVVSEYASLKFSLLGFHTFFSNDPHVQVIEAVNLTEEDLVISISHTGNIRDTVKSTQVAKDMGAKTIAITTNKDSELARVAHLVLQSPPVKYDIYEFLRENIGEIAVVDVLFKETFQRIYQERKKHFENLEDVFKPKKF; from the coding sequence TTGAAGGTAAAGGATAGGATATTGAACATATACACACAGTTCAGCCCCGCTGAGCGGAGGGTGGCTGATTACATCCTGGAAAAACCGGATGATGTCATACACTACTCGATAACGGAGTTTGCAAAGATTGTGGGTGTGAGTGAAACCACGATTCACAGGGTGATCAAAAAACTCGATTTCGACGGCTATCAGGCCTTCAAGATCACTCTGGCGAGAGAGTTGAGTGGTATAGAAGAGGCGATAGAAAGACATGATTTCATAGATGAGGAGATAGAGATACTGAAACGTTTGAAAAACACACTGAACATGAAAGATGTGGAGCAGGCGGTGGAGTGGATCCTCTCAGCCCGGCGGGTGCTCTTTTTCGGAGTGGGGCTTTCTGGAGTGGTCTCAGAGTATGCGAGTTTAAAGTTTTCGCTCCTTGGTTTCCACACGTTCTTTTCCAACGACCCTCACGTTCAGGTGATAGAGGCGGTGAATCTTACAGAAGAAGATCTGGTGATTTCGATCAGCCACACTGGGAACATAAGGGACACGGTGAAATCCACCCAGGTGGCAAAGGACATGGGTGCGAAAACGATCGCCATCACAACGAACAAAGATTCTGAACTGGCAAGGGTGGCTCACCTTGTTCTTCAGAGCCCTCCCGTGAAGTACGATATCTACGAGTTTCTGAGGGAAAACATCGGCGAAATCGCCGTTGTGGACGTTCTCTTCAAAGAGACCTTCCAGAGGATTTACCAGGAAAGAAAAAAGCACTTTGAAAACCTGGAGGATGTGTTCAAACCGAAGAAATTTTGA
- a CDS encoding glycosyltransferase yields MKVVVGIPSFNNAGTISHVAKVAAKGIMEFFDGDGMIVNSDGGSSDRTRERFMETDTFGIPKESFVYEGIPGKGSAMKAIMEFSLEQGAQAVVFLDSDLRSVKPWWVERLAGPILKGEADYVAPFYLRHRFDGTITNNVCFPMTSALYGKKVRQPIGGDFGVGKKLLEIYLEKPEETWRTDVARFGIDIWMTTTAINESGRILQAALGTKIHDVKDPGKHLKGMFLQVVGTLFELMVIYQNRWMSVWNIEDVPIYGETPEEEIPPMSIDVDNLKKLAKETLVVPEYVNESAVGEVRKDGTLSLTSWVDLLYRSAVQYRKTRDKTVVENLLPFYFARTARFAEEVKSLSDEEAERYAYEQLEVFLERKHLLKEEWEVEGKG; encoded by the coding sequence ATGAAAGTTGTCGTTGGAATACCTAGTTTCAACAACGCAGGGACGATTTCCCACGTTGCAAAAGTGGCGGCGAAGGGTATAATGGAGTTCTTCGATGGAGACGGAATGATTGTGAATTCAGACGGTGGATCGTCCGACAGAACAAGAGAAAGATTCATGGAAACGGACACCTTCGGCATCCCAAAGGAGAGTTTCGTCTACGAGGGGATTCCGGGAAAAGGAAGTGCCATGAAGGCCATTATGGAGTTCTCCCTTGAACAGGGAGCACAGGCGGTGGTGTTTCTCGACTCCGACCTGAGAAGTGTGAAGCCATGGTGGGTAGAAAGACTCGCAGGACCCATACTGAAAGGAGAAGCAGACTACGTTGCACCGTTTTATCTGAGACACAGATTCGATGGCACGATCACAAACAACGTCTGTTTTCCCATGACGTCCGCCCTCTACGGGAAGAAGGTGAGACAGCCCATCGGGGGAGACTTCGGCGTCGGAAAAAAACTCCTTGAGATTTACTTAGAAAAACCGGAAGAGACGTGGAGAACGGACGTTGCAAGATTCGGTATCGATATCTGGATGACCACGACCGCCATAAACGAATCTGGAAGGATCCTTCAGGCAGCCCTTGGTACCAAGATCCACGATGTCAAGGATCCTGGAAAACACCTCAAGGGAATGTTCCTTCAGGTAGTGGGAACACTCTTTGAGTTGATGGTCATCTATCAGAACAGATGGATGAGTGTGTGGAACATTGAAGATGTACCTATTTACGGTGAAACACCGGAAGAAGAAATTCCACCGATGAGCATAGATGTGGACAATCTTAAAAAACTTGCAAAAGAAACACTGGTCGTTCCAGAATACGTGAACGAGAGTGCCGTAGGAGAAGTGAGAAAAGACGGAACACTCAGTCTTACCTCCTGGGTTGATCTTCTCTACAGAAGCGCCGTTCAATACAGAAAGACGAGGGATAAAACGGTGGTGGAGAACCTTCTACCGTTTTACTTTGCAAGAACCGCCAGGTTCGCAGAAGAGGTAAAATCTCTATCGGACGAAGAAGCAGAAAGGTACGCTTACGAGCAACTTGAGGTATTTCTGGAAAGGAAACACCTGTTGAAAGAGGAGTGGGAGGTTGAAGGTAAAGGATAG
- the mggS gene encoding mannosylglucosylglycerate synthase — MKIALLHYRGGLMDGVSLEMEKWKKVLTRMGHEVHIVAGNRKEGVDVVVEEIGFENPDFEKINRNFFKGVTDFSDEEDFLSFMKKKEEELLRILGAILKDYDLVVPNNIWSLGLFPPLGLALSKLKKKFIAHHHDFWWERKHLIPRSERLREILERHFPPDLPDVKHVVINSIAKKELQKRKGIDPVVVPNVMDFERPITSEDMYHRMREELGIDPGTIVALQATRIDRRKAIELSIDVVAFLKKTLKRKTPLYNGSVFSGEIVLVFSGLCEDVSYLEELKEYALLKDVPLLIFSERVKEDTSFFWKLYNVADFVTYPTILEGWGNQLLEAIAAKKPVVLFEYEVFKSDIKPVGLKYINLGDRYFRRENLVKVEESALQKAVEELSGLLCDPSLYRETVEHNFEVGKKHFSLERLEEILSREVLV, encoded by the coding sequence GTGAAGATAGCGCTCCTTCACTACCGTGGAGGTCTCATGGACGGTGTTTCACTCGAGATGGAAAAGTGGAAGAAGGTCCTGACGAGAATGGGGCATGAGGTTCACATCGTGGCAGGAAACAGAAAAGAAGGAGTCGATGTGGTTGTGGAGGAAATCGGGTTTGAAAATCCAGACTTCGAGAAGATAAACAGAAATTTCTTCAAAGGTGTGACGGATTTTTCTGATGAAGAGGATTTTCTGAGTTTTATGAAGAAGAAAGAGGAAGAACTCCTTCGTATCCTGGGGGCAATTTTGAAAGACTACGACCTTGTCGTTCCAAACAACATCTGGTCCCTGGGGCTCTTTCCACCACTTGGCCTTGCCCTTTCGAAACTGAAAAAGAAATTCATCGCGCACCACCACGATTTCTGGTGGGAGCGAAAGCACCTGATTCCAAGAAGCGAAAGGTTGAGAGAGATACTGGAAAGACACTTCCCACCGGATCTTCCAGATGTGAAGCATGTGGTCATAAACTCGATCGCAAAGAAGGAACTTCAGAAAAGAAAGGGCATAGATCCAGTTGTGGTACCGAACGTTATGGATTTTGAAAGGCCGATCACCTCCGAAGATATGTATCACAGGATGAGAGAAGAACTCGGTATAGATCCAGGAACGATCGTTGCCCTTCAGGCAACAAGGATCGACAGAAGAAAAGCGATCGAACTTTCAATAGACGTTGTGGCTTTCCTGAAAAAAACCCTTAAGAGAAAAACTCCTCTCTACAACGGCAGTGTGTTCAGTGGCGAGATTGTCCTCGTGTTTTCCGGTCTCTGTGAAGACGTATCTTACCTTGAAGAGTTGAAAGAGTACGCTCTCCTGAAAGATGTTCCGCTTTTGATCTTCAGCGAGAGGGTGAAAGAAGACACCTCCTTTTTCTGGAAACTCTACAATGTTGCCGATTTTGTCACGTATCCCACCATCCTTGAGGGGTGGGGAAATCAACTCCTTGAAGCGATAGCGGCGAAAAAACCGGTTGTTCTTTTCGAATACGAGGTGTTCAAGTCCGACATAAAACCGGTAGGGTTGAAGTACATCAATCTGGGAGACCGTTACTTCAGAAGAGAAAACCTCGTGAAGGTTGAAGAGAGCGCTCTGCAGAAAGCGGTGGAGGAACTTTCAGGGCTTTTGTGTGATCCTTCTCTCTACAGAGAAACGGTGGAACACAACTTCGAAGTTGGAAAGAAACACTTCAGTCTGGAAAGACTGGAAGAGATACTGAGCAGGGAGGTATTGGTATGA
- a CDS encoding alpha-mannosidase — MKEKVIVHNHWDREWFTTSEVTSRWLGEVFSRVKDLSEKNPDFVYVMDGQTAVIEDLLTENPQVEKDLKKLVKEGKLLVGPYYTQIDWRIPKEPSILKNLEVGKYDAEKLGKCMKVGWLLDNFGHISQGPQVHKLFGIEKVFLWRGVSFENDEISQEFLWKGSDGTTVQAVFLVGGYRNLYNLKETKEMAEKRLKHEKKKLKRFSRSDEVLLLDGYDIDLSPEDPQEYLNIQIVSPEDFPERFPGDVPVLSEELLSGRYACTFPGTLSTRVYLKLESDLIEDLLKLEDILSALNGEKPQEILWREYLKTLAHDNICGVCVDPVHEKMERTYRRMYFLLKRSVEEKLKELVEKARLKRGLYVFSLSSFPYDHWYCDGERTVRLRTDGAGFFRVETASQKKETNKDLSWKNNYYEAHFEKDGSLLLNGKRSGVLNLFEEKGDTYSTFVEETDFSVTLKKLDIVSRTEHSMVVEMERIVQSHLCRVETKERIVFDETPLVKWNLVLNTKGKNYKLSMSYETGTGEIFAKMPFDVVKREEKDDYLLPESLPESLKGTFLAARETGVVREFPFQGFVSIYDGKMSKTFLAKGLREYWMENKRVHVTLVRSIEWIAKDVEGRVGDAGPMMYVPGAKCEGNFSMRLSFMELESHPRSEEFFRWYTLFDCPPLFLEIESDGEENERVLFKSKLPWVGVNGTSLWVFNPYLEEVEDLKPLQIGTRRIEPLSGAMRPSELSILNFPEFPVLHLESSPEDEAVDLLKKTVSELDAETSRLSGRDDVKSKHRYFSLLRTKKEMELSLFHLQGEEKLARELNELRMKRRTYDYLVELFESEEKA, encoded by the coding sequence ATGAAGGAGAAGGTGATCGTCCACAATCACTGGGACAGAGAGTGGTTTACCACTTCAGAAGTGACTTCTCGCTGGCTGGGAGAAGTTTTTTCCAGGGTGAAGGACCTTTCTGAAAAAAATCCAGACTTTGTCTACGTGATGGACGGCCAGACGGCCGTGATCGAAGATCTTCTCACGGAAAACCCACAGGTGGAGAAAGACCTCAAAAAACTGGTTAAAGAAGGAAAACTTCTGGTAGGACCCTATTACACGCAGATAGACTGGAGGATACCAAAGGAACCGTCCATACTGAAGAATCTGGAGGTGGGAAAGTACGATGCGGAGAAACTCGGAAAATGCATGAAGGTGGGATGGCTTCTTGACAACTTCGGTCACATATCTCAGGGCCCACAGGTACACAAATTGTTCGGGATAGAGAAAGTCTTTCTCTGGCGGGGTGTTTCTTTCGAGAACGACGAGATCTCCCAGGAGTTCCTCTGGAAAGGAAGCGATGGTACAACGGTTCAGGCCGTATTTCTTGTGGGAGGCTACAGAAACCTGTACAACCTGAAAGAGACAAAAGAGATGGCAGAGAAAAGACTGAAGCACGAAAAGAAAAAACTGAAAAGGTTCTCAAGATCCGATGAAGTGCTGCTTCTCGATGGATACGATATAGACCTTTCTCCAGAGGACCCTCAGGAGTATCTGAATATCCAGATCGTTTCACCGGAAGATTTCCCTGAAAGATTTCCCGGGGACGTTCCCGTTCTTTCTGAAGAACTCCTTTCTGGGAGATACGCCTGCACCTTTCCCGGAACGCTTTCCACCAGGGTGTATCTGAAACTGGAAAGCGACCTCATCGAAGATCTTCTGAAACTGGAAGATATTCTTTCTGCTCTGAACGGTGAAAAGCCTCAGGAAATCCTGTGGAGAGAGTACCTGAAGACCCTCGCACACGACAACATCTGTGGAGTGTGTGTTGATCCTGTCCATGAAAAGATGGAGAGAACATACAGGAGGATGTACTTTCTTCTAAAAAGATCCGTGGAAGAAAAGTTGAAAGAACTTGTGGAGAAAGCAAGACTGAAAAGAGGTCTTTATGTTTTTTCTCTTTCTTCATTTCCTTATGACCACTGGTACTGCGACGGTGAGAGGACAGTTCGGCTAAGAACAGACGGTGCGGGATTTTTCAGGGTCGAAACCGCCAGTCAGAAAAAAGAAACAAACAAGGACCTGTCATGGAAAAACAACTACTACGAGGCCCACTTTGAAAAAGACGGCTCTCTTCTCTTGAACGGGAAAAGATCAGGTGTTTTGAATCTGTTCGAGGAAAAGGGTGATACCTACTCCACCTTCGTTGAAGAAACGGATTTCTCCGTGACTCTGAAAAAACTCGACATCGTCTCCCGAACAGAACATTCCATGGTTGTTGAGATGGAAAGAATCGTTCAGTCACATCTGTGCCGTGTTGAAACGAAAGAAAGAATCGTCTTCGATGAAACACCACTTGTGAAGTGGAATCTGGTTCTGAACACGAAGGGAAAAAACTACAAACTTTCGATGAGTTACGAGACAGGAACAGGAGAGATCTTTGCAAAGATGCCCTTCGACGTGGTGAAAAGAGAGGAAAAAGACGATTATCTACTACCAGAATCCCTCCCTGAGAGTTTGAAAGGAACTTTCCTTGCAGCAAGAGAAACGGGTGTGGTGAGGGAATTTCCATTCCAGGGTTTTGTCTCCATATACGATGGAAAAATGTCGAAAACCTTCCTTGCAAAAGGTCTGAGAGAGTACTGGATGGAGAACAAAAGGGTGCACGTAACACTTGTGAGATCGATCGAGTGGATAGCAAAGGATGTAGAGGGTAGAGTGGGGGACGCAGGTCCCATGATGTACGTTCCTGGAGCAAAGTGTGAAGGGAATTTTTCGATGAGGCTTTCCTTTATGGAACTTGAGAGCCATCCAAGAAGCGAGGAATTTTTCAGGTGGTACACCCTCTTTGACTGTCCTCCACTGTTTCTAGAGATCGAATCCGATGGTGAAGAAAACGAGCGTGTCCTTTTCAAATCAAAACTCCCGTGGGTTGGTGTTAATGGGACTTCCCTTTGGGTCTTCAACCCCTATCTGGAAGAAGTGGAAGATTTAAAACCTCTTCAGATAGGAACAAGACGGATCGAACCGCTCTCTGGTGCGATGCGACCTTCTGAACTGTCTATTTTGAACTTTCCAGAGTTTCCCGTTCTGCATCTTGAGAGTTCACCAGAAGACGAAGCGGTGGACCTTTTGAAAAAGACCGTTTCTGAACTCGACGCAGAGACCTCCAGACTTTCTGGAAGAGATGACGTCAAGTCAAAACACAGGTACTTTTCTCTTCTCAGAACGAAGAAAGAAATGGAACTTTCACTCTTTCACCTTCAGGGCGAGGAGAAACTGGCAAGGGAGTTGAACGAACTTCGAATGAAGAGAAGAACCTACGATTATCTGGTGGAACTCTTTGAAAGTGAGGAGAAAGCGTGA
- a CDS encoding ABC transporter ATP-binding protein yields the protein MAQVRIEGVKKYFGNVKALDGIDLTVNEGEFLVLLGPSGCGKTTLLRCIAGLEQVTEGRIFFNDREVTNLAPKDRNISMVFQSYAVWPHMKVRDNIGYPLKLKKVPKEEIEKRVNWAADLLHISELLDRYPAQLSGGQRQRVAVARAIVHEPEVLLMDEPLSNLDALLRVKMRSELKKLQERIGVTTIYVTHDQTEAMTMGDRIAVMNQGKLQQVGTPSEIYHHPVNIFVAGFVGSPQMNFLEMEVKSQGTSIFLERNAISIPLKTDPKISRVVLGVRPENVYLKEKPSTVKLEGEVYFAEKLMSDTILHLNVGSEKIVAKIPGDVDFKSGEKIEFFIDLEKIHLFHPETGERLS from the coding sequence TTGGCTCAGGTGAGAATAGAAGGAGTGAAAAAATATTTCGGGAACGTGAAGGCACTCGATGGTATCGACCTCACAGTGAACGAAGGAGAGTTCCTCGTTTTGCTGGGACCTTCGGGATGTGGAAAAACCACCCTCTTGAGGTGTATAGCAGGACTTGAGCAGGTAACAGAGGGAAGAATCTTCTTCAACGACCGTGAGGTGACGAACCTTGCACCGAAAGACAGGAACATCTCCATGGTTTTCCAGAGCTACGCAGTCTGGCCTCACATGAAGGTGAGAGACAACATAGGATATCCCCTCAAACTCAAGAAGGTTCCAAAGGAAGAGATCGAAAAGAGGGTGAACTGGGCAGCGGATCTTCTTCACATATCGGAACTTCTCGACAGGTACCCTGCCCAGCTTTCGGGTGGTCAGAGACAGAGGGTTGCCGTTGCCCGCGCGATCGTTCATGAACCTGAAGTACTCCTGATGGATGAGCCCCTTTCAAACCTCGATGCCCTCCTTCGTGTGAAAATGAGAAGCGAGTTAAAGAAACTCCAAGAAAGAATAGGTGTCACCACCATCTACGTGACACACGACCAGACGGAAGCGATGACGATGGGAGACAGAATCGCCGTGATGAATCAAGGAAAGCTCCAGCAAGTAGGAACACCTTCTGAGATATACCATCATCCTGTGAACATCTTCGTTGCAGGATTTGTAGGATCACCACAGATGAACTTTCTGGAGATGGAAGTGAAATCTCAGGGAACCAGCATCTTTCTTGAGAGAAATGCCATATCGATCCCTTTGAAAACTGATCCAAAGATTTCGAGAGTTGTCCTTGGTGTACGTCCCGAGAACGTTTATTTGAAAGAAAAACCAAGTACCGTCAAACTGGAAGGAGAAGTGTATTTTGCTGAAAAACTCATGTCGGACACGATTCTCCATCTGAACGTTGGAAGTGAAAAAATCGTTGCAAAGATTCCGGGAGACGTTGATTTCAAAAGTGGAGAAAAGATCGAATTCTTCATAGATCTTGAGAAGATACACCTTTTCCATCCAGAAACGGGAGAGAGGCTTTCATGA
- a CDS encoding carbohydrate ABC transporter permease → MMRRFFIVFLSVIVSLWFLTPVFFIVLASLTPSSDYYDPNKILPSSLTLDHLYKLFVTLGGGKATLTSIQVALVSIGISFLLGLPAGYAITRYVFPGKNAIRLSMLMTRSIPLIVVAVPLVVLYMRLNLADTTLGVALAHASMILPFVVLITSSVFSGISVEYEEAGMVFGLSRFQAFLRITLPLALPGLAASAIFAFIMSWNEVFASSILTLTNRTLPAHILNTAMASPDYFKFAAGTIMAIPAMVFIFFIRKYLVSMWGITLK, encoded by the coding sequence ATGATGAGAAGATTTTTCATCGTCTTTCTATCTGTGATCGTATCTCTGTGGTTTTTAACTCCGGTATTTTTCATCGTCCTTGCATCGCTCACACCTTCATCGGACTACTACGATCCAAACAAAATACTTCCGAGCAGTCTCACCCTTGATCATCTCTACAAACTCTTCGTCACACTGGGAGGTGGTAAGGCAACGCTGACCAGTATTCAGGTGGCCCTCGTTTCGATAGGAATCTCGTTTCTTTTAGGGCTTCCCGCCGGATACGCCATCACAAGATATGTCTTTCCGGGAAAGAACGCCATCAGACTCTCCATGCTCATGACAAGATCGATTCCCCTCATCGTAGTCGCAGTTCCTCTTGTGGTTCTTTACATGAGGCTGAATCTTGCAGACACCACACTCGGTGTGGCACTGGCACACGCTTCGATGATACTGCCCTTTGTTGTTCTCATCACCTCCAGTGTGTTCTCCGGGATCTCTGTTGAATACGAAGAGGCGGGGATGGTCTTCGGATTGAGCAGGTTCCAGGCTTTTTTGAGAATCACACTTCCTCTTGCACTTCCCGGACTCGCTGCTTCTGCCATATTTGCTTTTATCATGTCCTGGAACGAAGTCTTTGCCTCTTCGATTCTGACACTGACGAACAGAACGCTTCCCGCACACATCCTCAACACCGCCATGGCATCACCCGACTACTTCAAGTTCGCTGCGGGAACGATCATGGCGATTCCTGCGATGGTGTTCATATTCTTCATCAGAAAGTACCTCGTGAGCATGTGGGGTATCACCTTAAAGTGA